A genomic stretch from Orcinus orca chromosome 14, mOrcOrc1.1, whole genome shotgun sequence includes:
- the LOC125961030 gene encoding NOP protein chaperone 1-like yields MEGRGGRGGIWDRLLINSKRNSRKNSTLQTVRIERSPLLDQVQSFLPQMAQANKKLRKGISTAPPGHFNIENIDTLGKVMQMDMTLFEINQSDSKEDDSSQENSQDSSEDSSEFEDEDDSTSSEGEVTIDTIKLPHSEDGKGKIEVLDRPASE; encoded by the coding sequence ATGGAGGGCAGGGGCGGCCGCGGAGGTATATGGGACAGGTTGCTCATCAACTCCAAGCGTAATTCCAGAAAGAATTCCACTCTTCAAACAGTTCGGATAGAGAGGAGTCCCCTATTGGACCAGGTACAGAGCTTTCTCCCACAGATGGCTCAGGCAAACAAAAAGCTAAGGAAAGGAATATCAACTGCACCACCTGGTCATttcaatattgaaaatattgacaCTCTCGGAAAAGTTATGCAAATGGATATGACCTTGTTTGAGATTAATCAGTCTGATTCAAAAGAAGATGACAGTTCACAAGAGAATTCACAAGACAGTTCAGAGGACAGTTCAGAATTTGAGGATGAAGATGATAGCACCTCTTCTGAAGGTGAAGTCACCATCGATACAATTAAGCTTCCTCAttcagaagatggaaaaggcaaaatagagGTTCTGGACCGTCCTGCcagtgaataa